Proteins encoded within one genomic window of Dyadobacter chenhuakuii:
- a CDS encoding DUF4292 domain-containing protein: MSNKITVWAVTIGMICLSACHKQRLSKNNKPAPSDSLVIAAPNLADSLAAVPAADSASASESGSVKVNSISFDYLVAKSKVDFKSKSSDFNNTNINIRMKKDSIIWLSVTGVGFEVARGLITRDSIVFMDKIHKDYFVFNYEQLSKQYNFDLNFALLQSVIIGNLPFPQQPDARFVKENEFYVLKQIVERLEVDNYIGENNLKLSRLKATEVPTQNTFTLDYSDFKEVKSFLFPFTSHIDLNVKSQKDQQVRQTTMHIKHSKVDLVTENPGFPFSVPASYKRKR; this comes from the coding sequence ATGAGCAATAAAATTACGGTTTGGGCAGTGACAATCGGGATGATCTGTTTGTCGGCTTGCCACAAGCAGCGTCTCTCCAAAAACAATAAGCCTGCACCAAGCGATTCCCTGGTTATAGCGGCCCCAAACTTAGCAGATTCATTGGCAGCTGTGCCAGCAGCAGATTCTGCTTCTGCTAGCGAATCGGGATCGGTAAAGGTCAATTCCATTTCATTTGACTATCTGGTCGCCAAGTCAAAAGTAGATTTCAAAAGTAAATCATCTGATTTTAATAATACAAACATCAACATCCGGATGAAGAAAGACAGCATTATCTGGCTTTCCGTAACAGGTGTTGGGTTCGAAGTAGCCCGGGGACTTATAACCCGCGATTCTATCGTTTTTATGGATAAAATTCATAAGGATTACTTCGTCTTCAATTACGAGCAGCTTAGCAAGCAATATAATTTTGACCTCAATTTTGCGCTTTTGCAGTCTGTAATCATTGGTAACCTACCCTTTCCGCAGCAGCCGGATGCGCGTTTTGTGAAGGAAAATGAGTTTTATGTACTCAAACAAATTGTTGAGCGGCTGGAAGTTGATAATTACATTGGAGAAAACAATTTGAAACTCTCCCGATTGAAAGCAACCGAAGTGCCGACACAAAATACATTTACACTTGATTATTCAGATTTCAAAGAGGTAAAAAGCTTCCTTTTTCCTTTCACAAGCCACATTGACCTGAATGTGAAGTCGCAAAAAGACCAGCAAGTCCGGCAGACCACCATGCACATTAAGCATAGTAAGGTTGATCTGGTTACCGAAAATCCAGGATTTCCATTTAGCGTTCCGGCTTCTTATAAGCGAAAAAGGTAA
- a CDS encoding murein hydrolase activator EnvC family protein has protein sequence MPFQRLYFRRLLLLLTFIFCASLGAYAQKSREQLEREKSENQSKIREIQGILRQTSSQKNVNLGQLKALNQQINTYKKQIDLLSDDLDLLNKELGVLERKRQALDSSLAKLKTEYGHMIYEASKRNVYFNQLVFLFSSGTFNQFVLRYKYLKQYTEARQGQVKEMEVLQGKLMDERRRITAKQNQQKTVLNTRVTENTKLEGLKTKQNEVIQELSQKEVELRKQIAENKRATDLLEANIRRIAERERRERIERERREREEREARRKAERERLARENAEREKKGEAAVAAKPEEEEAPISSGGMSEEETTLASSFTASQNRLPWPVKGFVSGHFGQRPHAVLKGVMVDNLGVDIQTTAGEPVRSVYDGVVLDVTEMPGMGNVVAIQHGNYMTIYAKMNGVTVRAGQKVKARENIGRVATDSDGTSELQFQIWKNTSRLNPESWLIRR, from the coding sequence ATGCCCTTTCAAAGATTGTATTTTCGTCGTTTACTATTACTGCTAACGTTCATCTTTTGTGCGTCCCTGGGTGCTTACGCGCAGAAATCGCGTGAACAGCTCGAACGCGAGAAGAGCGAGAACCAGAGCAAGATCAGAGAAATCCAGGGCATCCTGCGCCAGACATCATCCCAAAAGAATGTCAATCTTGGTCAATTGAAAGCGCTTAATCAGCAAATTAATACATACAAAAAGCAAATAGACCTGTTGTCGGATGACTTGGACCTCTTAAATAAGGAATTGGGCGTCTTGGAGAGAAAGCGGCAGGCGCTGGACAGCAGTCTGGCTAAATTGAAGACCGAGTATGGTCACATGATCTACGAAGCTTCCAAACGAAATGTGTATTTTAATCAATTGGTTTTTCTGTTTTCTTCGGGCACTTTCAATCAGTTTGTGCTGCGCTACAAGTATTTGAAACAATATACGGAAGCGCGCCAGGGCCAGGTGAAGGAAATGGAGGTTTTGCAAGGTAAACTGATGGACGAACGCCGTCGCATTACAGCCAAGCAAAACCAGCAGAAAACGGTTTTGAATACACGGGTCACCGAGAATACCAAGCTTGAAGGACTGAAAACGAAGCAAAACGAAGTAATCCAGGAGCTTTCCCAGAAAGAAGTAGAGCTAAGAAAGCAAATCGCTGAAAATAAGCGTGCTACCGACCTTTTGGAGGCGAATATCCGCCGCATTGCAGAACGCGAGCGACGTGAGCGTATTGAGCGCGAGCGCCGGGAACGGGAAGAAAGAGAGGCGCGAAGAAAAGCAGAGCGCGAAAGATTAGCACGTGAAAATGCCGAAAGAGAGAAGAAAGGTGAAGCGGCTGTTGCGGCAAAGCCAGAGGAAGAAGAAGCTCCGATCAGTTCCGGCGGGATGAGCGAAGAGGAAACCACGCTGGCATCATCGTTCACCGCATCACAAAACAGGTTGCCCTGGCCCGTAAAAGGATTTGTATCCGGGCACTTTGGCCAGCGCCCACATGCTGTTTTGAAAGGTGTAATGGTTGATAACCTGGGTGTTGACATTCAGACAACCGCTGGCGAGCCGGTACGCTCGGTTTATGACGGTGTAGTGCTTGACGTTACAGAAATGCCTGGAATGGGCAATGTGGTGGCCATTCAACATGGTAACTACATGACCATCTATGCGAAAATGAACGGGGTTACGGTGCGGGCCGGACAAAAAGTAAAAGCCCGTGAAAACATCGGCAGGGTAGCCACCGACAGCGATGGCACATCCGAATTGCAATTCCAGATCTGGAAAAATACTTCGCGTCTCAATCCCGAAAGCTGGCTGATCCGCAGGTAG
- the panB gene encoding 3-methyl-2-oxobutanoate hydroxymethyltransferase, which translates to MSIHTPDIKRVTTHIIQEMKTRGEKISCLTAYDFSMAGIVDAAGVELILVGDSASNVMAGHETTLPITIDQMIYHATSVVRAVKRALVVVDLPFGSYQGNSREALNSAIRIMKESGAHAVKLEGGLEIKDSITRILSAGVPVMGHLGLTPQSIYKFGTYTVRAKQEAEAQKLIDDARMLEEVGCFSVVLEKIPSSLTKQVSETVTIPTIGIGAGPHADGQILVLHDLLGINKAFKPRFLRRYADLNGVMTDAISNYIKDVKGKSFPNEQESY; encoded by the coding sequence ATGTCTATCCATACTCCTGATATAAAGCGCGTTACCACCCACATCATTCAGGAAATGAAAACCCGTGGGGAGAAAATATCCTGTCTTACCGCTTACGACTTTTCCATGGCAGGCATTGTAGATGCGGCTGGCGTGGAGTTGATCCTGGTAGGGGATTCGGCTTCCAATGTCATGGCCGGCCATGAAACCACATTGCCGATTACGATTGATCAGATGATATACCACGCCACATCAGTGGTAAGGGCTGTGAAAAGAGCATTGGTTGTTGTGGATCTGCCTTTTGGATCTTATCAAGGAAATTCTCGGGAAGCATTGAATTCGGCGATCCGCATTATGAAAGAGTCGGGCGCACATGCGGTGAAGTTGGAAGGAGGATTGGAGATCAAAGATTCTATCACGCGCATATTGAGCGCGGGTGTGCCTGTTATGGGGCATTTGGGCCTTACACCGCAATCTATTTACAAGTTTGGCACTTACACTGTACGAGCCAAGCAGGAGGCGGAGGCGCAGAAGTTAATTGATGATGCGCGTATGCTGGAAGAAGTAGGTTGTTTTTCGGTTGTTTTGGAAAAAATCCCTTCTTCGTTAACGAAACAAGTTTCAGAAACCGTAACCATTCCAACGATCGGAATAGGAGCAGGGCCGCATGCAGATGGTCAGATCTTGGTTTTGCATGACCTTTTAGGCATTAATAAAGCCTTTAAACCCAGGTTTTTACGCCGCTATGCCGATCTCAATGGTGTGATGACGGATGCAATATCAAATTATATAAAAGATGTAAAAGGTAAGTCATTTCCTAATGAACAGGAATCTTATTAA
- a CDS encoding RluA family pseudouridine synthase, whose product MAKRPFQIIYEDNHLIIVNKEPGILVQGDVTRDKCLLDMVKEYIKEEYQKPGAVFLGTVHRLDRPVSGLVVFAKTSKALERMNEIFRKRDVQKTYWAVVKNRPAEKKGKLVHYLSKDESRNVTTAYDYEKPGTQRAELSYRWLGEVNKFHLLEVTPVTGRPHQIRVQLASMNCPIRGDVKYGYPVGNKDNNINLHARRLYFEHPVKKEPIICKAGVPNDPFWEEFLTLDDEEIKPEHLDFLYE is encoded by the coding sequence ATGGCAAAACGACCATTTCAGATCATATACGAAGACAATCACCTCATTATCGTCAACAAAGAGCCAGGCATTTTGGTGCAAGGTGATGTGACGAGGGACAAATGTCTGCTCGATATGGTAAAAGAATATATCAAAGAAGAATATCAAAAACCAGGTGCGGTGTTCCTGGGCACGGTGCACAGGCTGGACAGACCGGTTAGCGGGCTTGTTGTGTTTGCTAAAACTTCAAAAGCGTTGGAGCGGATGAATGAGATTTTCCGCAAGCGTGATGTTCAGAAGACCTATTGGGCAGTGGTGAAAAACCGTCCGGCGGAGAAGAAAGGCAAACTAGTGCATTATCTTTCCAAAGATGAGTCCCGAAATGTGACGACGGCTTATGATTACGAAAAACCCGGAACGCAGCGTGCAGAGCTATCTTATCGCTGGTTGGGAGAGGTGAATAAGTTTCATTTGCTGGAAGTAACGCCGGTTACAGGCCGGCCGCACCAGATACGCGTACAGCTTGCATCCATGAACTGCCCGATACGGGGCGACGTGAAATACGGTTACCCGGTTGGTAACAAGGATAACAACATTAATCTGCATGCCCGAAGACTTTATTTCGAGCATCCTGTAAAAAAGGAGCCGATCATTTGCAAGGCTGGGGTCCCTAATGATCCGTTTTGGGAAGAATTCCTGACATTGGACGATGAGGAGATCAAGCCGGAGCATCTGGATTTTCTTTATGAATAA
- a CDS encoding DUF6787 family protein: protein MIEKLKARWNVKNRWDVIVILIVFACTGFSVLYVKRGLFYIIGVTEDSPAWLRWGINIIIILPLYQVILLAWGWIWGKFNFFWEFEKRMFSRIGSIFKRKNTQE from the coding sequence ATGATCGAAAAACTGAAAGCGCGTTGGAATGTTAAAAACCGTTGGGATGTGATAGTCATTCTAATCGTTTTCGCATGTACGGGCTTTTCGGTTTTATATGTGAAGCGTGGGCTGTTTTATATAATTGGCGTCACGGAAGATTCGCCGGCCTGGCTTCGCTGGGGCATTAATATCATCATTATCTTACCGCTATACCAGGTAATTTTACTTGCCTGGGGCTGGATTTGGGGGAAGTTCAACTTCTTTTGGGAATTTGAAAAAAGAATGTTCAGCCGGATCGGAAGCATTTTCAAAAGAAAAAATACGCAGGAATAG
- a CDS encoding CehA/McbA family metallohydrolase, giving the protein MKTSALFFIQLLLPFLLVAQHHDHTAQPQTPGVEPQPLLAQAMRLQEALTFSGNALAAEDAKKLNALGNKPLTQETVAEIQKIFDPYCLNVVDINPEGRVKVLRGAAKATLIQGGWTSFLVKIRNDAGITAKLQAESPNAQKPYHSPSFEPKVKKEHELTPGQVANRFADIQMYTKPPLQENLTGLKLEYAIVQIYSKDAGQRDIEVAYNVGQGSQDLGFRNSTHILFNAKPAVKVKLNVRDVDGKPVMASFLITDGQAHASGKFSGIYPLPSRRVAAYDTYPDFFFQPQIYRADGEHVMLPAGKYQVSYTRGPEYIKQTKEIIVPENKDSITVSFQLKRWIQMTKLGWHSADHHIHAAGCSHYDSPTEGVDPKDMWRQALGEDLNMAANLAWGPSWYHQKTFFTGKDHPLSDKKNIMRNDVEVSGFPSSHSGHIVLLRIKEDDYPGTTLIEQWPSWTAPVLSWAKSQGGVVGYAHSGWGLQPLEPTDKLPNYVVPKMDGIGANEYIVTVTNDLVDFFSAGDTPAPWELNMYYHTLNCGFRPRLSGETDFPCITDARVGQARSYFKPVGPYNYDNYVAAIKSGRSYVSDGKSHIMDFSVNGKESGVGDSEVAVKTNETINITANVAAYLPEKQDAAGEAIAKTSIILMPYWDIERARIEKSRKVRVELVVNGEAVDTTEINADGAVNNVKFSYKPAKSGWAAVRVFPSSHSNPIFIKVNNKPVIEKKSAEWCLATLNQCWKMKEPNIRAEEKKAAEAAYEEARKKYQAIIAAP; this is encoded by the coding sequence ATGAAAACATCTGCGCTCTTCTTCATCCAACTATTGCTCCCGTTCTTGCTGGTCGCACAACATCACGACCATACAGCACAACCGCAGACACCAGGTGTGGAGCCGCAGCCTTTGCTGGCCCAGGCCATGCGCTTGCAGGAAGCGCTTACATTTTCGGGAAACGCATTAGCGGCGGAGGATGCCAAGAAGCTGAACGCATTGGGCAACAAGCCATTAACCCAGGAAACAGTTGCAGAAATACAGAAAATATTTGACCCCTATTGCCTTAATGTAGTCGATATTAACCCCGAAGGACGTGTAAAAGTGCTGCGGGGAGCTGCTAAGGCAACATTGATTCAGGGTGGCTGGACGAGTTTTTTGGTTAAAATAAGAAATGACGCCGGCATTACTGCCAAGTTGCAAGCCGAAAGCCCGAACGCTCAAAAACCCTATCATTCCCCTTCTTTCGAGCCAAAAGTAAAGAAAGAGCACGAACTGACGCCCGGACAAGTTGCCAACCGGTTTGCTGACATTCAAATGTATACCAAACCGCCGTTGCAGGAAAATCTGACCGGTTTGAAGCTGGAATATGCCATCGTGCAGATTTATTCAAAGGACGCGGGCCAGCGCGATATTGAAGTGGCTTATAACGTAGGTCAGGGTTCCCAGGATCTTGGTTTCCGTAATTCGACGCACATTCTTTTCAATGCTAAACCTGCTGTAAAAGTGAAGCTCAATGTGAGAGATGTGGACGGAAAACCCGTAATGGCATCTTTCCTTATCACCGACGGACAGGCACACGCTTCGGGAAAATTTTCCGGCATTTACCCGCTTCCCTCCCGGCGCGTTGCCGCATACGACACCTATCCTGATTTTTTCTTTCAGCCCCAGATTTACCGCGCCGACGGCGAGCATGTGATGTTGCCAGCCGGCAAATATCAGGTGAGTTACACGCGCGGACCTGAGTACATTAAGCAAACAAAAGAAATCATTGTCCCTGAAAACAAGGATTCCATAACCGTTTCTTTTCAGCTGAAACGCTGGATACAAATGACAAAACTCGGCTGGCACAGCGCCGATCATCACATTCACGCAGCCGGTTGCAGCCATTACGACAGTCCTACCGAGGGTGTAGATCCCAAAGACATGTGGCGGCAAGCATTAGGCGAGGACCTGAATATGGCGGCCAACCTGGCCTGGGGCCCGAGCTGGTATCATCAGAAGACATTCTTTACCGGAAAAGATCATCCACTTTCCGACAAAAAGAACATTATGCGCAATGATGTGGAGGTTTCAGGGTTCCCGTCGTCGCATTCCGGGCACATTGTGCTGCTGCGCATCAAAGAAGATGATTATCCCGGCACCACGCTCATCGAGCAGTGGCCAAGCTGGACCGCTCCCGTACTTTCGTGGGCCAAATCGCAGGGCGGCGTGGTGGGTTATGCGCATTCCGGTTGGGGTTTGCAGCCTTTGGAGCCAACGGATAAGCTGCCCAACTATGTTGTGCCGAAAATGGACGGCATCGGTGCTAACGAGTACATTGTGACGGTTACCAATGATCTGGTTGACTTTTTTAGCGCCGGTGACACGCCTGCGCCATGGGAATTGAACATGTATTACCACACATTAAACTGCGGTTTCAGGCCCAGGCTGAGTGGCGAGACCGATTTTCCATGCATTACGGACGCGCGGGTTGGTCAGGCAAGAAGTTATTTTAAACCTGTTGGTCCCTATAATTATGATAATTATGTGGCCGCTATCAAATCCGGCAGAAGTTACGTGTCGGATGGAAAATCGCATATTATGGACTTTTCGGTTAACGGAAAAGAGTCAGGTGTTGGTGATAGTGAGGTTGCTGTCAAAACCAACGAAACGATAAATATTACAGCCAATGTGGCTGCATATCTTCCTGAAAAACAAGATGCAGCGGGTGAAGCGATCGCGAAAACGTCCATTATTCTGATGCCTTACTGGGATATTGAACGCGCCAGGATCGAGAAATCCAGGAAAGTCCGGGTGGAGCTGGTCGTTAACGGAGAAGCTGTTGACACCACAGAAATCAATGCGGATGGAGCGGTAAATAATGTTAAGTTCTCTTATAAGCCAGCAAAATCAGGCTGGGCTGCTGTGCGGGTTTTCCCGAGCTCTCATTCCAATCCGATCTTTATAAAGGTTAATAACAAGCCGGTTATTGAGAAAAAAAGCGCTGAATGGTGCCTGGCAACATTGAATCAATGCTGGAAAATGAAGGAACCTAACATTCGAGCAGAGGAAAAAAAGGCTGCCGAAGCCGCATATGAGGAAGCCAGGAAAAAATATCAAGCAATTATCGCGGCTCCTTGA
- a CDS encoding DUF5723 family protein produces MKKTVLTFALFLCILSQAVHAQQIPGLELSNYGGLYRATRNPAVLGGPKHKWQINIGTLGGSINYRYFNFVGENSLLYPLLIPHSTKELYGRSRTTGSLLNDDPIYTFSEIRWPSAMIAIGKYQGLALQFRTRGFVQGKNLPDPIQTLYFHRLDTGSTPPTDQPWGDFNLVQQSFSDVSVSYGVQLLDLDAHKLRIGVTGKRVFGARIGYLNGSADRYSIRPLAGADETSELVVQNFAYESGYSNPNKKMRISNLFNSDQYGSGWGYDLGFSYELGAYWNKSKEVFDESPEYLVRLSGSLTDVGSIRYKTNRSKVSSGRETEAVVGQKELENVSDEGPEGFMTLFPSDRDTTFQRNIQLPQALHLEADIQLVKGFFLNLSKTKPYKRRSGEYLDTYQLESFTITPRFEDEDSDFSFPISFIKGNNRPSIGAVGHFGPVFLGFSNVNGLLKKGGARGSMVYLGFTAWKLNRKKDAE; encoded by the coding sequence TTGAAAAAAACAGTCCTTACTTTCGCACTATTCCTTTGCATTTTATCACAAGCGGTTCACGCTCAGCAAATTCCAGGTCTTGAACTAAGCAATTACGGAGGCTTGTACAGGGCTACGCGCAATCCCGCAGTCCTGGGCGGGCCCAAACACAAATGGCAGATCAACATTGGAACATTAGGAGGAAGCATCAATTACCGGTATTTCAATTTTGTTGGTGAAAATTCCCTGTTATATCCGTTGCTGATTCCACATTCGACGAAAGAATTATACGGCCGCTCCCGGACAACCGGTTCCCTGCTCAACGATGACCCGATTTATACATTCAGTGAAATCCGCTGGCCTTCCGCAATGATCGCCATTGGCAAATATCAGGGGCTCGCATTACAATTCAGGACGAGAGGATTTGTACAAGGCAAAAACCTGCCCGACCCGATCCAGACGTTATATTTTCATCGGCTAGACACGGGCAGCACACCGCCAACCGACCAGCCGTGGGGTGATTTTAATCTGGTTCAGCAAAGCTTTTCGGATGTAAGTGTTTCCTATGGCGTGCAATTACTGGATCTTGACGCGCACAAGCTGCGTATTGGCGTAACCGGAAAACGTGTTTTTGGAGCCAGGATCGGCTATTTGAATGGCTCGGCCGATCGTTACAGCATTCGCCCGCTGGCCGGCGCAGATGAGACGAGCGAGCTGGTTGTCCAAAATTTCGCCTATGAAAGCGGTTACAGCAATCCTAACAAGAAAATGCGCATTTCAAATCTTTTCAATTCGGACCAATATGGCTCTGGATGGGGTTATGATCTGGGCTTTTCTTATGAGCTTGGGGCGTATTGGAATAAATCAAAAGAAGTGTTTGACGAAAGCCCGGAATATCTGGTAAGACTTTCGGGATCATTGACGGATGTGGGCTCCATCCGTTATAAAACTAACCGCAGCAAAGTGAGTTCGGGACGTGAAACTGAGGCTGTTGTAGGCCAAAAAGAATTAGAGAATGTAAGCGACGAAGGTCCGGAGGGTTTCATGACGCTTTTCCCATCCGACCGTGACACGACATTCCAACGAAACATTCAGCTTCCGCAAGCGCTTCATTTAGAAGCAGATATTCAGTTGGTAAAAGGTTTTTTCCTGAATTTATCCAAAACAAAACCATATAAGCGCAGAAGCGGCGAATATCTGGATACTTACCAGCTCGAATCATTTACAATCACACCCAGATTCGAGGATGAAGATTCTGATTTTTCTTTCCCCATTTCCTTTATTAAGGGAAATAATAGGCCGTCTATTGGCGCTGTGGGGCATTTCGGGCCTGTTTTCTTGGGGTTCAGTAATGTTAACGGGTTACTGAAAAAAGGCGGGGCCAGAGGCAGCATGGTTTATTTAGGTTTTACTGCCTGGAAATTGAACAGGAAAAAAGACGCGGAATGA
- a CDS encoding RecQ family ATP-dependent DNA helicase → MTDLHAILKQYWGYDTFRPFQEDAIKTVLNGIDTLVLLPTGGGKSVCFQVPVLAMEGVCIVVTPLIALMKDQVEQLKRRSIFAAAIHSGMSKNEIDITLDNCIHGNTKFLYVSPERLRTDIMVARVKQMNVCLLAIDEAHCISAWGYDFRPAYLLISDFRKIIAGVPSPAGKRQDVPLMALTATATEEVRADILEKLEMRNARVFKQSFARANLSYSAFSEENKERKLLQILKNVAGTAIVYVRTRKRTKELADWLNRQGISAQNYHAGLPFRERSDRQTAWIKNQVRVVVATNAFGMGIDKPDVRAVVHFDLPDNLEAYYQEAGRAGRDEQKAYAVALFTKIDLEELSESVERKYPPIEVLKRVYQALANYYKLAVGGGEFASFDFDIQEFTGVFGLAVNETHYALKLLEEEGFLQLSESFNDASKIHFLVDNRQLYDFQIRYQEMDSFIKVILRMYGGELFTEYVRISENELGQVYFAPENEVVKKLKFMHEREIIDYEPRKSKPQLTFLTPRYDATLLPLNVFEINKKKERDIKKARAVAHYASHTRICRTLLLLEYFNEFDAEACGVCDICIQNKKNELAQNPGLETTLTNFLAQNGPVTPNELGIAFEDIPEKDFLQTLQQLIKEETIRYDDAGKLSLTNKTQH, encoded by the coding sequence ATGACCGATCTTCACGCTATCCTGAAGCAATACTGGGGTTACGACACCTTCCGCCCTTTTCAGGAGGATGCGATCAAAACAGTTCTTAATGGCATCGATACGCTGGTTCTGCTCCCGACAGGCGGCGGCAAGTCTGTGTGTTTTCAGGTGCCCGTGCTTGCAATGGAAGGCGTTTGCATTGTGGTTACGCCGCTGATCGCATTGATGAAAGATCAGGTGGAGCAGTTGAAACGCCGGTCCATTTTTGCGGCTGCAATACATTCCGGCATGAGCAAGAATGAGATCGATATAACGCTCGACAATTGCATACACGGTAATACAAAATTTTTATACGTCTCTCCCGAAAGGTTACGGACCGACATTATGGTTGCCCGGGTGAAACAAATGAATGTTTGCCTGCTTGCCATTGATGAGGCGCATTGCATTTCTGCCTGGGGCTATGACTTCCGGCCGGCCTACCTTTTAATTTCAGATTTCCGGAAAATAATCGCCGGAGTTCCATCGCCCGCTGGAAAACGTCAGGATGTTCCTCTAATGGCGCTTACTGCAACTGCGACCGAAGAAGTAAGGGCCGACATTCTTGAAAAACTTGAAATGCGCAATGCGCGGGTTTTCAAACAATCTTTCGCCCGGGCAAACCTCTCTTACTCAGCATTTTCCGAGGAAAATAAAGAGCGCAAGCTGCTGCAAATCCTGAAAAACGTAGCCGGAACAGCCATCGTATACGTGCGGACACGAAAGCGCACGAAGGAACTGGCCGATTGGCTTAACAGACAAGGCATCAGCGCACAGAATTACCACGCAGGACTGCCCTTCCGCGAGCGAAGCGACCGTCAGACGGCTTGGATCAAAAACCAGGTAAGGGTTGTGGTTGCTACCAATGCATTCGGGATGGGCATTGACAAGCCGGATGTGCGCGCAGTGGTTCATTTTGATCTGCCGGATAACCTCGAAGCCTATTATCAGGAAGCTGGGCGTGCTGGCCGCGACGAACAAAAAGCTTACGCTGTTGCATTGTTTACGAAGATCGACCTGGAAGAGCTTTCTGAAAGTGTAGAAAGGAAATACCCGCCGATAGAAGTCCTGAAAAGGGTTTACCAGGCACTTGCCAATTATTACAAACTTGCAGTTGGTGGAGGTGAATTTGCCAGTTTTGATTTTGATATACAGGAGTTTACCGGAGTTTTTGGCCTTGCCGTAAATGAAACGCATTATGCTTTAAAACTGCTCGAAGAAGAAGGTTTCCTGCAACTGAGCGAAAGTTTTAATGACGCGTCAAAAATTCATTTTCTCGTTGATAATCGCCAATTATACGATTTTCAGATACGTTACCAGGAAATGGATTCGTTTATCAAGGTAATTCTGAGGATGTATGGCGGGGAACTGTTTACGGAATATGTGCGGATCTCTGAAAACGAGCTGGGCCAGGTTTATTTTGCGCCGGAAAATGAGGTTGTGAAGAAATTGAAATTCATGCACGAACGCGAAATTATCGACTATGAACCGCGGAAAAGCAAACCGCAACTCACTTTCCTCACGCCCCGGTATGATGCAACATTATTACCGCTTAACGTTTTTGAAATAAATAAGAAAAAAGAGCGGGACATTAAAAAAGCGCGCGCTGTGGCACATTATGCATCCCACACGCGCATTTGCCGGACTTTGCTTTTATTAGAATATTTCAATGAATTTGATGCGGAAGCATGTGGAGTTTGTGACATTTGCATTCAAAACAAGAAAAACGAACTGGCTCAAAACCCCGGACTGGAAACTACGTTAACCAATTTTTTGGCACAAAATGGCCCGGTAACACCCAATGAGCTAGGCATAGCATTTGAAGACATTCCTGAAAAGGATTTTTTACAGACATTACAACAATTGATCAAAGAGGAAACGATCCGGTATGATGATGCCGGGAAGCTATCCCTGACTAACAAAACTCAACATTGA